In the Candidatus Eremiobacteraceae bacterium genome, one interval contains:
- the atpG gene encoding ATP synthase F1 subunit gamma yields MPTLRQLRDRVKSLKNTEQITRAMKMIAGAKIRRAELDMRAARPYAAAIGEMLAQLASAGGSGLNHPLLEARDVKKRAVLLMTADKGLCGAFNSNLVRAATADARGDAPVALYLVGTKGRVQLRRSPYPVAAEWTLGGMPFAARAKEIAAKVSDAFISGAVDSVTLVSSRFVSTMVQRPTSMQLLPIAASGGQRDPSKNSFEFEPDVRSVLAALLPKYLEFIIFQALLETQASEYAARLIAMTNATDNAGKLIDEITLQMNKTRQASITKEILEIVGGAEALKG; encoded by the coding sequence ATGCCGACGTTACGCCAGCTCAGAGACCGCGTTAAATCGCTCAAGAACACCGAGCAGATCACGCGTGCCATGAAGATGATCGCGGGCGCCAAGATCCGGCGCGCCGAGCTCGACATGCGCGCGGCGCGTCCGTACGCGGCGGCGATCGGCGAGATGCTGGCGCAGCTCGCATCGGCCGGCGGCAGCGGCCTCAACCATCCGCTGCTCGAGGCACGCGACGTCAAGAAGCGAGCCGTCCTGCTCATGACCGCCGACAAGGGTCTGTGCGGGGCGTTCAATTCGAATCTGGTGCGCGCGGCGACGGCGGACGCGCGCGGCGACGCTCCTGTGGCATTGTATCTTGTGGGCACCAAGGGACGCGTTCAGCTGCGACGCTCACCCTATCCGGTCGCCGCGGAGTGGACGCTCGGCGGCATGCCTTTTGCCGCGCGCGCCAAAGAAATCGCCGCCAAAGTTTCGGACGCCTTCATCTCCGGCGCGGTGGATTCGGTAACGCTGGTCTCAAGCCGTTTCGTCTCGACGATGGTGCAGCGCCCGACGTCCATGCAGCTGCTGCCGATCGCGGCATCCGGCGGGCAACGCGACCCGTCGAAGAACTCGTTCGAGTTCGAGCCCGACGTGCGTTCGGTCTTGGCCGCGCTGTTGCCGAAGTATCTCGAATTCATCATCTTCCAGGCACTGCTCGAAACGCAGGCGTCGGAATACGCCGCGCGGCTCATCGCGATGACCAACGCGACCGACAACGCCGGCAAACTCATCGACGAGATCACATTGCAGATGAACAAAACGCGCCAAGCGTCGATCACCAAAGAGATATTGGAGATCGTCGGCGGCGCGGAAGCGCTGAAGGGATAG
- the atpD gene encoding F0F1 ATP synthase subunit beta — protein MPGTGKVTQVLGNVVDVEFTLDTLPDINTALLTTLKGADGKEHELTLEVQSELGNNQVRTLAMGGTDGMVRGQEVRDTGAPITVPVGEATLGRILNVLGKPIDSDKPVDAKAFYPIHRPAPKVDEQDPTTVMFETGIKVIDLLAPYVRGGKVGLFGGAGVGKTVLIQELIRNIAAEHGGFSVFTGIGERTREGNDLWMEMKNSGVIDKTALVFGQMDEPPGVRLRVGLTGVTMAEYFRDEAGKDVLLFIDNIFRFMQAGSEVSALLGRMPSAVGYQPTLASEMGALEERITSTRKGSITSVQAVYVPADDLTDPAVATTFSHLDATTVLSRSISDKGIYPAVDPLGSTSRLLEPRYVGEEHYQVARRVQETLQRYKDLQDIIAILGVEELSEEDKVIVGRARRIQRFLSQPFFVAEAFTGRPGKYVPLKETIAGFKELVDGKLDDLPEQAFYMCGNIEEAKANADALAAKA, from the coding sequence ATGCCAGGTACGGGGAAAGTCACCCAAGTGCTGGGCAACGTCGTCGACGTGGAGTTCACGCTCGACACGCTGCCGGACATCAACACCGCACTGCTCACGACGCTGAAGGGCGCCGATGGCAAAGAGCACGAGCTGACCCTCGAAGTGCAAAGCGAACTGGGCAACAATCAGGTGCGCACGCTCGCCATGGGCGGCACCGACGGCATGGTGCGCGGCCAAGAAGTGCGCGACACCGGTGCGCCGATCACGGTGCCCGTCGGCGAAGCCACGCTGGGCCGCATCCTCAACGTGCTGGGCAAGCCAATCGACTCGGACAAGCCGGTCGACGCCAAAGCCTTCTATCCCATCCATCGCCCCGCGCCCAAGGTCGACGAGCAAGATCCGACCACGGTGATGTTCGAGACCGGCATCAAGGTCATCGATCTGCTGGCGCCATACGTGCGCGGCGGCAAAGTCGGATTGTTCGGCGGCGCCGGCGTCGGCAAGACGGTGCTCATCCAGGAGCTGATCCGCAACATCGCCGCCGAGCATGGCGGCTTCTCGGTCTTCACCGGCATCGGCGAGCGCACGCGCGAAGGCAACGATCTGTGGATGGAGATGAAGAACTCGGGCGTCATCGACAAGACCGCGCTCGTCTTCGGGCAGATGGACGAGCCCCCGGGCGTGCGCCTTCGCGTCGGCCTCACCGGAGTCACGATGGCCGAGTACTTCCGCGACGAGGCCGGCAAAGACGTGCTGCTGTTCATCGACAATATCTTCCGCTTCATGCAGGCCGGTTCTGAGGTGTCGGCGCTGCTCGGCCGCATGCCGTCCGCCGTCGGCTATCAGCCGACGCTCGCGTCGGAGATGGGCGCGCTCGAAGAGCGCATCACGTCCACGCGCAAGGGTTCGATCACGTCGGTGCAAGCGGTCTACGTGCCGGCTGACGACCTCACCGACCCGGCCGTCGCGACGACGTTCTCGCATCTCGACGCGACGACCGTGTTGTCGCGCTCGATCTCGGACAAAGGCATCTATCCGGCGGTCGATCCGCTCGGCTCGACCTCGCGGCTGCTCGAACCGCGCTACGTCGGCGAGGAGCACTATCAGGTCGCGCGCCGCGTGCAAGAGACGCTGCAGCGCTACAAAGATCTTCAGGACATCATCGCCATCCTCGGCGTCGAAGAGCTTTCCGAGGAGGACAAGGTCATCGTCGGCCGCGCGCGGCGCATCCAGCGCTTCTTGAGCCAGCCGTTCTTCGTCGCTGAAGCGTTCACGGGGCGCCCGGGCAAGTACGTGCCGCTCAAGGAGACGATCGCGGGCTTCAAGGAGCTCGTCGACGGCAAGCTCGACGACCTGCCCGAGCAGGCCTTCTACATGTGCGGCAACATCGAGGAAGCCAAGGCGAACGCCGACGCGCTCGCGGCGAAGGCGTAG
- the atpC gene encoding ATP synthase F1 subunit epsilon yields the protein MATTHLLIVTPKSKKFEGEVELVIAPGAAGDLGALPNHAPLLTTLRIGLVKAGDVEFAVNGGFMEVLPDRVIVLTDMALAKDEVDVEAARAELKRAEEALAQKKGPDDSEERAALAWAHAKLEVAGRTGE from the coding sequence GTGGCGACGACGCACCTGCTCATCGTCACGCCGAAATCGAAGAAATTCGAAGGCGAAGTCGAGCTGGTGATCGCGCCGGGCGCGGCCGGCGATCTGGGCGCGCTGCCGAATCACGCGCCGCTGCTGACCACGCTGCGCATCGGCCTTGTGAAAGCCGGCGACGTCGAATTCGCCGTCAACGGCGGATTCATGGAGGTCTTGCCGGACCGGGTCATCGTGCTGACGGACATGGCGCTCGCCAAAGATGAGGTCGACGTCGAGGCCGCTCGCGCCGAGCTAAAGCGGGCCGAGGAGGCGCTTGCGCAGAAGAAAGGCCCCGATGATTCCGAGGAACGCGCCGCTTTGGCATGGGCGCACGCCAAGCTTGAGGTCGCAGGCCGAACCGGAGAGTAA
- the murA gene encoding UDP-N-acetylglucosamine 1-carboxyvinyltransferase: MLDSLDGLSTRLVIDGGRRLEGVLHAPGAKNAALPIMAAAILAEGEVVLHRVPRITDVDVMAAILESLGARVREQAGGTLVIDTSSVNSYRAPYALVSRLNASFDVTGALIARFGRAEVPQPGGCVIGPRAVDLHLRGFEALGVDINLEHGTIIANAEGLSGAAITLAKRSVGATKNIMLAATKARGTTVIENAAQEPEVVDLADFLNALGARVHGQGTPTITIDGVRKLHGCEHTVIPDRVVAGTYLIAGAITGGDVTLQGLDPAMLDALSVKLRATGATVDAQGVSLRVQGIPAWSPVDVVTSAYPGFPTDLQAPFVSYLSLAKGTSLVEETIFDARFVYVSELARMGADIKVSGRNAVVNGVDKLKDAVVEAPDIRAGGALVLAALAAEGTSQIGGLEFIDRGYEFIEEKLTALGASAMRVSGLAPVLPRPDITVTETLPRVVTPFAP; the protein is encoded by the coding sequence ATGCTTGATTCGCTGGACGGGCTCTCCACGAGGCTCGTCATCGACGGCGGTCGCCGGCTCGAAGGCGTCTTGCACGCGCCCGGCGCCAAGAACGCAGCCCTGCCCATCATGGCCGCGGCGATCCTCGCCGAGGGCGAGGTGGTCTTGCACCGCGTGCCGCGCATCACCGACGTCGACGTCATGGCTGCCATCCTCGAGAGCCTGGGCGCACGCGTACGCGAACAAGCCGGCGGCACGCTGGTCATCGACACGTCGTCGGTCAATTCGTATCGCGCACCCTACGCGCTCGTCAGCCGACTCAACGCATCGTTCGACGTCACCGGCGCGCTCATCGCGCGCTTCGGCCGTGCCGAAGTGCCGCAGCCGGGCGGCTGCGTCATCGGCCCGCGCGCCGTCGATCTGCATCTTCGCGGCTTCGAAGCGCTCGGCGTTGACATCAATCTCGAACACGGCACGATCATCGCGAACGCGGAAGGCCTGAGCGGCGCCGCGATCACGCTTGCCAAGCGCTCGGTCGGAGCGACCAAGAACATCATGCTCGCCGCGACCAAGGCGCGTGGCACCACCGTCATCGAGAACGCGGCGCAAGAACCCGAGGTCGTCGACCTGGCCGACTTCCTCAACGCGTTGGGCGCGCGCGTCCACGGGCAAGGCACGCCGACCATCACGATCGACGGCGTGCGCAAGCTGCACGGCTGCGAGCACACCGTCATTCCCGACCGCGTGGTCGCGGGCACGTATCTCATCGCGGGTGCCATCACCGGAGGCGACGTCACGCTGCAGGGGCTCGACCCGGCGATGTTAGACGCGCTGTCGGTCAAGCTGCGCGCCACCGGCGCGACCGTCGATGCGCAGGGCGTGAGCCTGCGCGTGCAGGGGATTCCTGCTTGGAGTCCGGTCGACGTCGTCACATCGGCCTATCCGGGTTTTCCGACCGATCTGCAAGCGCCGTTCGTCTCATATCTGAGTTTGGCAAAGGGAACGTCGCTCGTCGAAGAAACTATATTCGACGCCCGCTTCGTCTACGTCAGCGAGCTGGCGCGCATGGGGGCCGATATCAAGGTCTCCGGTCGCAACGCGGTGGTCAACGGCGTCGACAAGCTCAAGGATGCCGTCGTCGAGGCGCCGGATATCAGAGCGGGAGGCGCGCTCGTGTTGGCAGCGCTCGCCGCCGAGGGGACGTCGCAGATCGGCGGCCTGGAGTTCATCGACCGCGGCTACGAGTTCATCGAGGAGAAGCTCACCGCGCTCGGCGCGTCGGCGATGCGGGTCAGCGGACTCGCGCCGGTGCTGCCGAGACCTGACATCACCGTGACAGAGACGCTGCCGCGGGTCGTGACGCCGTTCGCACCGTGA
- a CDS encoding rod shape-determining protein — MEIGIDLGTANVLVYVRGKGIVLREPSVVARDVRSGKTLAVGEEARLMLGKTPSNIQAIRPMRDGVIADFEVTEAMLNYFIKKVTRSNGFFSFLRPKPAVTICVPAEITSVEERAVRDAAKLAGAKSVDIIEEPMAAAVGAGLPIDGPSGNMVVDIGGGTTDVAVISLGGIVVSQSIRVAGNKLDEAIARHIRRVYNLMIGERTAEDIKLGIGSAYRLDPEMTMDIRGRDLINGLPKTVTITSEEAREAMAEPLGSIIDAVKAVLEKTPPELAADIIDRGIVLTGGGALLRGLDSLLSEVTGIPVIVADDPMSCVVIGTGQHVRM, encoded by the coding sequence TTGGAAATCGGAATCGATCTGGGCACCGCCAACGTCTTGGTGTACGTCCGCGGCAAGGGCATCGTGTTGCGCGAGCCGTCGGTGGTCGCGCGCGACGTGCGCAGCGGCAAGACGCTGGCGGTCGGCGAAGAGGCGCGTCTGATGCTCGGCAAGACGCCGAGCAACATCCAGGCCATCCGCCCGATGCGCGACGGAGTCATCGCCGACTTCGAAGTCACCGAGGCGATGCTCAACTACTTCATCAAGAAGGTGACGCGCAGCAACGGCTTCTTCTCGTTCCTGCGGCCAAAGCCGGCGGTCACCATCTGCGTGCCGGCCGAGATCACGTCGGTCGAGGAACGCGCGGTGCGCGACGCGGCCAAGCTCGCCGGCGCGAAGAGCGTCGACATCATCGAAGAGCCGATGGCCGCGGCCGTCGGCGCCGGTCTGCCGATCGATGGGCCGAGCGGCAACATGGTGGTCGACATCGGCGGCGGCACCACCGACGTCGCGGTGATCTCGCTGGGCGGCATCGTCGTCAGCCAGTCGATCCGCGTCGCCGGCAACAAGCTCGATGAGGCTATCGCGCGCCACATCCGCCGCGTCTACAATCTGATGATCGGCGAGCGCACCGCTGAGGACATCAAGCTCGGCATCGGGTCGGCCTACCGGCTCGATCCAGAGATGACGATGGATATCCGCGGCCGCGACTTGATCAATGGGCTGCCCAAGACCGTGACCATCACCTCGGAAGAGGCGCGCGAAGCGATGGCCGAGCCATTAGGGTCGATCATCGACGCGGTGAAAGCGGTGCTCGAGAAGACGCCGCCGGAGCTTGCGGCCGACATCATCGATCGCGGCATCGTGCTCACCGGCGGCGGCGCGCTGCTGCGCGGACTCGACTCGCTGCTGAGCGAGGTCACCGGCATCCCGGTCATCGTGGCCGACGATCCGATGTCGTGCGTCGTCATCGGCACCGGCCAACACGTACGGATGTGA
- a CDS encoding transporter substrate-binding domain-containing protein: MRTRLLATLAFAAFALGLALARPAHADALSAIKARGTLNVGVKADVVGFAYLNPKTEHYEGYEIDIAHELAKRLLGDPNKINFTAVTPSTRGVMLDSGDVDMVIATFTITPERQIVYNFSPPYYTDGIALLVPKLSGIKGLSDLSGKPIGIAKDTTTASALMAKAGTDTLLTFAAFDTYGQVLNALENGRVQAFSTDSSILKSYAQQDPGAVILPGRYSSEPYGVATKKGENALAKWVADQITDMDKTGLLNTWQRTWGIYFENIK, translated from the coding sequence ATGAGAACTCGTCTGCTCGCGACCTTAGCGTTCGCCGCGTTCGCCCTCGGTCTCGCGCTGGCGCGGCCGGCGCACGCCGACGCCTTGTCCGCGATCAAAGCGCGCGGCACGCTCAACGTCGGCGTCAAGGCCGACGTGGTCGGGTTCGCCTATCTCAACCCCAAGACCGAGCACTACGAGGGCTATGAGATCGACATCGCCCACGAGCTCGCGAAGCGCTTGCTCGGCGATCCGAACAAGATCAATTTCACGGCGGTCACGCCGAGCACCCGAGGCGTGATGCTCGACAGCGGCGACGTGGACATGGTGATCGCGACGTTCACCATCACGCCCGAACGTCAGATCGTGTACAATTTCAGCCCGCCCTACTACACGGACGGCATCGCGCTGTTGGTGCCCAAGCTTTCCGGCATCAAGGGCCTGTCCGATCTGAGCGGCAAGCCCATCGGCATCGCCAAGGACACCACCACGGCAAGCGCGCTCATGGCCAAGGCCGGCACGGACACGTTGCTGACGTTCGCCGCGTTCGACACCTACGGACAAGTGCTCAACGCGCTCGAGAACGGAAGGGTCCAAGCGTTTTCGACCGACAGCTCGATCCTCAAGTCGTACGCGCAGCAGGATCCGGGTGCGGTCATCCTGCCGGGCCGCTATAGCAGCGAACCCTACGGCGTCGCGACCAAGAAAGGCGAGAATGCGCTCGCCAAGTGGGTCGCCGATCAGATCACAGATATGGATAAGACAGGTTTGCTCAACACGTGGCAACGCACGTGGGGCATCTATTTCGAAAACATCAAATAG